gttatgtatttattcattcatgtatgtattttttctcaTCTGTATCAATCATTTTTGATCTTACTTTCCCTGATAACCCTTCATTTTATGTGAATTCAACCTGCAACAGACTACTATGCTTGGCTCACTGCACATATTAATGATCAATCACTGTTCTGCTGGGTCATGCTTGAGTGTACTTTTAGGACTGGTGAGCGTGTACCCACTTGTTATGCAACTACACCTGCTAACCTCTGTCCAACTTCCATGTGTACTTTTTGTGTGTGCTCTGCTCATTATATGTGTTTTGTTGCCAAGTCCACTAAGGTTTAAGAGCAGATCATTTACATGCATAAAATACACAGGTTTGGCTGGTTCAGGAACTAAAGTCCATTGAACCACTAGGATTCTTAAGTCAGATAGCTGGCAGGTAGGAGAGGAAGGTATCAGATTTGAAGAAATCAGAGAGAATAACAACATATAAAGGTACATtgtgcattttttgttttgtttacttgGTTAAGGGTTTGCTTTTTTTGGTTAAgtgtttgcaatgtttttgaaggaattttagaaattattattatcagtGGCAACACAATGCTTTGTTGAAACACGATTTCAGTAGTTATCAATGTGTGGCAAGTGTGTGCTAAATGGCTTAGATGTAAATGTATAAAGGAAGGTGTGATGGAATGTACATATGAACCTGCGCAATTTGTGTTATTAACTTTGAATAAAACAGCTCAAAACTATTGGAAAAATAGGTATATTAGgactgtttgtctttttttaagGTAACTTGAAATGTATTCTGAAGCAAGTGTTACAACAGCTGAATTGGCTTAAAAATTTGAACGTGTTTCTTTATTCTAAAACTGCTATGTTTGTTGTAATTGCTGCTAAACAATGTGAGTATGCAACTTGAGGAAAATATAGTTTAAAATATTGGTGATCATTAACACATTATTGGTCATAATGACTTTGTATTTAATGTGTGttgatgtatgcatgtgtttgctaactaaatatttttatagCTCTGTAACATATCCTTGTAATGGtgtgcatatacactcacctaaaggactattaggaacaactgttcaatttctcattaatgtaattatctaatcaaccaatcacatggcagttgcttcaatgcatttaggggtgtggtcctggtcaagacaatctcctgaactccaaactgaatgtcacaatgggaaagaaaggtgatttaagcaattttgagcgtggcagggttgttggtgctagacgggccggtctgagtatttcacaatctgctcagttactgggattttcacgcacaaccatttctagggtttacaaagaatgatgtgaaaagggaaaaacatccagtatgcagcagtcctgtgggcgaaaatgcctttttgatgctagaggtcagaggagaatgggccgactgattcaagctgatagaagagcaactttgactgaaataaccactcgttacaaccgaggtatgccgcaaagcatttgtgaagccacaacacgcacaaccttgaggcggatgggctacaacagcagaagaccccaccgagtaccacccatctccactacaaataggaaaaagaggctacaatttgcacgagctcaccaaaattggacagttgaagactggaagaatgttgcctggtctgatgagtctcgatttctgttgagacattcagatggtagagtcagaatttggcgtaaacagaatgagaacatggatccatcataccttgttaccactgtgcaggctggtggtggtgatgtaatggtgtgggggatgttttcttggcacactttaagtcccttagtgccaattgggcattgtttaaatgccacggcctacctgagcattgtttctgaccatgtccatccctttatgaccaccatgtactcatcctctgatggctacttccagcaggataatgcaccatgtcacaaagctcgaaatcatttcaaattggtttcttgaacatgacaatgagttcactgtactgaaatggcccccacagtcaccagatctcaacccaatagagcatctttgggatgtggtggaacaggagcttcgtgcccttgatgtgcatcccacaaatctccatcaactgcaagatgctatcctatcaatatgggccaacttttctaaagaatgctttcagcaccttgttgaatcaatgccacgtagaattaaagcagttctgaaggcgaaagggggtcaatgttcctaataatcctttaggtgagtgtataaggtGTGCATATATATCATAGCTTGAACATTACCCAGTGATATCCCAAAACGCTTAAAGCTGTTACGCATGTCTATCATTGTGTCGGAGCTGAATTGTAAAGCaagcaatgttttatttaatttttgtaCAAGTatttctcaacaaaaaaaagtttgtgagtttgtgttttaaaataaaatttgaaattgaatcTACCATTCAACgcaccatttgtaattcagtgtgaatacttttgcaagacaCTGTATGTAAAGTAacattattcttttttatttccattcttTTAGAGGATGATGGCCTTCCTCATGTGTTTTggcctgtggatgatgctgGCTGCCCACGGCCAGGCTGGAAACGTGAAGAACTGCCACCCGAGCTGCAACTGTGAAGTGGAGAACTTCGGCCTGTTCGACAGCTTCAGCCTGACCAGGGTGCAGTGCAGGGGAGTGGGCCATAGCACCAACCCTATCCCTATCCCTCTGGACACGGCCCACTTGGACCTGTCCTCCAACTCCTTGTCTGTGCTGACCGATGTCATGCTCTCTGGGCCTGGCTACACCACCTTGGTCAGCCTGGACCTCAGCAACAACTTCATCTCCAGGGTCAGCCCCAAGGCCCTGTCCAGGCTACGTTATCTGGAGACTCTAGACCTCAGCCACAACTCCCTGGAGAGCCTGGCCGAAGGCTGCTTCTCTGGCCTCCCCCTTACAGAGGTGGATCTCAGCCACAATCTCTTCCGTGAGTTTGACCTGGATGTTTTCATCACCAAAGGACACGGAGAGCCAATAACCGTGGATCTGTCCCACAACCGGCTCACGGTGGTCTCTAGAAGTTCGTCTAGGAGCCCCTTGTTACATGTCCAGAGCCTGACTCTAGCAGCCAACCAGCTAAGAGCCGTACCCAAGCTTACAGGCATCCCACTGAGGGACCTAAGCCTGGATGGGAACTTAATCTCCCGCATTGATGAGGGGGCTTTTGAAGACCTCAAGGGCCTAGTTCATCTGTCCCTCAGTGGGCTTCCTGAGCTCTCTGACATCCAGCCTAACAGTTTCAGAGGGCTACAGAGCCTTCAGGTCTTGGACCTCTCCGACAACAACAAGCTACGAACACTGAGTCCAGTTGTGTTCAGTGGACTTGTGTCTTTACAGGAGCTCAATCTCTCCAACTCTGGAGTTACATCATTGCCAAATAACATGCTAAGTCACTTGCCTAATATCAAGAGTATTACCCTGGACAAGAATATCCATTGTTGGAGGACTCGAAAGCAGGGCCAGTTTCACAGGCAGCTTGAACCTGAACATATACATGACATGGTGCTAACCTGTGATGTTAGTTGAATTGTGTTGGGATTGTGTTTGGATTGTTGCCTTCACTATGGACATCTAACTGGTATATTATTGCTACAAATCTGCCTTAGAACAGTTTATATGCAAGTAACCTTTTTCTGCCAAACTTTGCCATTACTATTTGAGCAGTTGtgttaacatttaaattaacaatTTGTATTTAGCTTTTATTCCAAAGGGCTCTTCTATTTATAATGATAATGATAAATTATAACATAACGCTTGCCATGCCTAGACTAAATCATTTCTTTCAACTGCAGTACCAAGCTAATAGTTGCAATGATGGATAACATCTTACAATTTTTCAGCCTTCCCTCTTTACATTTCaaaggagaaaataaaatattctcaTCATCCACAACACTGtagggggaaaaatgtattcaatgtatAGCAACCATCTACAAAAGGATTTGTGATTTAGGGCATGTAGAGTAGCTAAATCAACATACAGTGTCAAGATAAACTTTGTTACCTTAGAACTAAAGGTTGAGTGAATATATAATTGAAGTAGATAAGTTTCCAGTTTCAGAATAATACAGGCATCACAGCATTATTGTATAGGACATCAGACCAGGCCTAGCTGTTGGTTAGGTTTAGCTAATGTACTTGCTCTTGCAGTAATAACTAATATTAAAGTATGATACTTACAATATACTTTCAAAGTGAAAATGCTTCAAATGAAActaaacaaatgtaatattgcaatgttttgacAGTTTAGCGATCTCTATTGTTGGAGCTGTTTGTGTACGTCCATTGGCATGATAACAACAAGCCCAAGATCTTTAGGTCTAGTTAGACCCAGCCACAGTGGTCTGAAACACCTGGTTACTGGCCACATCAACATTTGGCCACAGCATCCAAGTCACATTATGCTTGGTTGCAAAGCTATGTGAGTGAggatgtactttttttttttttttacttttaatcaCCCAGAATCTGCATTTCGACTGGTGGTAGGGGTGATTAATTATTTGGCTTCTTAAGTCCCTCTGACTCAAACTCAGTTCTGCTGAGTTTGAGTCAGTGATTGATTTTAATCAGTGATTGATTTAGATCTGGGAAAACTATCTGGTGGGTGCAATAAACTATCAGGTAGAACTCAAACCAGCAAGATTTATACCTGATCTAAATAATATAAACTGTAACAGCAATATCAGTAACAGGTGTGGTATTTTGAGTTACTAACAGTGTGGATTTCTTAAAAAAAGATTATTCAACCAATGAAAGCACATGCAAAAATGCTGCTATTGAAAGAAATATTTCTCAAAACTATATTTGCTAAGTGTGTGCTGAGAAATatcataatgatgatgatgggcatggtttttacatgtttttagcAAACTATTCAAGCAGTTTGTTAATTTTTGTCAGCTTAATGGTGTAggaaatatttgtattgtttgaaGTATTCATGTTGTAAGGACTGTTTCTGTAGTTATCATTTCGAATAGATATCAATGGTCTATCTTGTCCTGTCTATCTTGTTCTGTTACATTTATGTGGTTGAAATATGATCTGTAAAAATCCATTCATAAACAAATGCTTGAATGTCACCCAAGATTGTGTTCCCTGCTCCATTATGAAATCAGTTTCCCATGATCATTTGTCTCCCTTTACTTAAGACAGGGACATGTTTTGTCCTGTATTTTCATATCTCTTACAAAGAAGTATGTGTTTTAACACACCATATAATTTAATGCATTGCCATTTTTACCCTCTTTCAAATTGTTTATTGTACTGGTATAACTGTGAATCTCCACGGGCAAAAGTGTATTGATATTCTGTGTGAAAATTGAATGTTTAAACACCAGCCTTGGTTACTATTCCTGTGGTATAATATGGACTAAAAGAGACAATCAGTCTGATTCCACATGGTGTTATGTAATGTTAAACgtgtataaaatgtaatatttgtctACCAatagtgtataatgtataaatctacaataaatgtattattatcaaACTGACAGCTAAAAAGTTTTATACAATACCCTGTCCTCAACACCCTGTAGTCTTCCAAGACTGATACAGTAGGTGTGTAGGCTTATAAaaatacagtgtgtgtttcaaaTACACTATCCAATTCCCAAGTCTTTCATCAAGCTCTATtcatgtgatttagttatctgaCTCACAGGGTGTGTCCAGTGACAATAGTGTATGTCTTCATTAGTGTCTAGCACAGAACTTGATTTGTTTTTTGCATTCTGCCTAACTCGACCCacctatttttttattaacttcACCCACCTTCACTAACATGTACACACTACGCACTGGTCTCAAGATAGCCCGCCAGTTAGATACAACTAGTTTCGGGCAGGGCATCATACAACTGCAAACTGATGCCTTAAACTGGATGAGGGAATAgtgagaagagggagagcagCCTGACGTTGTGTAGGGACAGCTGGCCGTTACTCCACAGATCTCTCTGAGAGTGAGTGTTTCATTGTGGGCTCCTCAGAAACAAAGAGAGCATTCAGATATTCCCTCAGCCCCTTGTAGTATTGGCCAAAGCACAGTTCTCTTAAATTCAAAGAGACCcatgcaaaagaaaaaagcatACTCCACAACAGAAGGTTTACTCCTGATTCATCTCCTATATTACAATATTCGGCTCTATAAAAGTATGGTTTTTTTAAGAGTCTATTCTATTATCACATACGCAGGATATTTCCCTCAGTGATTGTTCTTCAGTTTAAACATTGTTTTCCCAGACAGGAAGAAAGAACACAAAAAGAGAAAGTGAGTGAGAGTAAGTAAAAAAAGCAAAAAGAGTGAAAAGGAATTTCTAAGAGTTCGGCCCATTGCGGATTACCCCATTAATGAACCAGTTCCAGATGTCTGGCTCATTTCTACATCTGGAGAGCAGGCAttacctcgcatctcaaaatggaactccttcatgttagattccttgctccaaaggcaattgcagtaaatgaattgatcattgatcataaactagatgttattggcttgtgtgaaacatggcctgatgaatttactgcccgaaatgaggcctctccttcTGGCtacactagtgatcatatccccatGCATCCTGAAATGcggggggtgttgctaatatatatgacagtaaatatacatttactcttaaacacatcactggttttcattcttttgaagttttactcatgaaagcaaaccaggctgataaatcgtttttcatagctactatttacaggacccccgggccatacacaatgttcctcagtgaGTTTCTTGAATACTtctctaaccttgtagtcatggcagatagtattcacatttttggctatttcaatattcatattcaTCTTCAAAAAGCTTTTAAAGCCATATTTGACTCACTGGgctttatccaacatgtctcaggtccaacgaactgccacaatcataccttagatttaatCCTGTCCcaccctccaatgccattcgggggtggtgtcactggcttgttgttgtctctgttgCGCCTATCGTGCAATTGggttgaactctgctggcaattcTCTGCCCTCTTTTCAAGGTGGTTGCGGTCGGTCGGTGTCCCTTTTgctgatgcttggcaatgttggtggattgatttcatgtctgttgggccctgtccagggcctcccctggatagggccacagtgtcagtGGACCCCCGGTCTCACCcccagttctccttctccactgcaaatccttgtagatctaaggaatgcacttcctacattttccctgtctcctgccctgttgtgccccccccccccccccccccgggggttgtgcctgtccttgtccattcGGTTATGCTTCAgactctttttttattattacaacttgtactcttaaaattcacccggcacagccagaagaagactggtcacccctctgagctatggttcctctctaggtttcttcctaaatttcagccttatTAGGTAGTATTCTACCTAATAAGAGTTTTTCCCTAATTCaaaactgttgttgtttgcaccttggggtttcaggctgggtgttttgttaaagcactttgtgacaactgctgttgtaaaaagggctttataaatacatttgattgattgattggagtCAAAGGGTGGAGGGCCGTCAATCACAGCTACCTTCCTCTGATAAGCCAGCTACGAAGAACCTAAACAGTGTTGAATTGCATGAAAACAATTCAGGGTGGTGAATTAAGATGCGATTATGTTGTAAGCTTTTTAGGGAGTAACATTTGgaatttgaaattgttttgaattattggtattgaaatgtatatataaatataaaaaaattagaCGATTCATCCTTTTCTTTGCTATTTATTGATCTGTTTGAAATCCAGGGCTTAATCTACTCAGAAGGCTATAAAGTTATATGTGGTTTGAGAATATAGTTTTAGCAACACTTTTCTCCACTCTAAGTTTCAGATCATAAGGAGATTATGTGGTCGGACATCAGTTTTCAAAGTTTCCCCATAAATTGTAAAGTTTTAgtgtttcaaatatttaaattaaacaagtGAAGCTGAGTGGCAAGAATCTAGGAAAGAAGGCGGGAAGAGCCCAGGACAAGCTACAGAGACCCTGTTGGAGAATATTGCCATGTTCTAGTTTCTGAGCTTGTTCATGAgaacatgatttggaaagaaATATGTAGATTCAAACCAATAAACCGagtatatacaaataaatacaacattGTTAAGtcaataacagaaaaaaaagtttGACTGAAGGATTTGACTGATCCTTTGCAAGCGGTGAGCCCAGTTGATGGCATCATGTTCACCGTAGGCCTCTAGTGACCTGTAAGGAAGGAGTACACTGACCTCCTGGGGAACTGGGCGAAGGTGAATATCTTGGTGTGATCTTGCTTGCCATTACATTCTGACCTACTGAACAGTTTACAGGGCCAAAAGTTCAACTCTCCTGAGATAATATATGGGAGAAGTTTATTGCTTTAAACCTTCTGGAGACAGGTTCAACGCACTAAAAACGCatgtgcacacacccacacacacatgcaagcatGAACAAATTCCTGGCTATGAGTTCACACTGAATGATGGATTCAGTGAGAATCAATGAAAATTGCTTTTATTCACTAAATAAATAGCTACAATCCACAATTTCTGACCAACCACTCTTTTGCCGTGCAGCAAATGTGTTGAATCTTTCTATTTGTGACACAATATTTTTAGGTGTACCCACAAACTATCCTTGCATGCGTTCTTTTGATCTGCGTTTCACAATAATACAGCTACAACATGGTGGgaacaataaaaaatagaaGGGAAGGTATAATGAGGGAGGGATGAAACAAGTTGCAAATAATACTCCTCCGTCACACAGACTGTGGAAATGATAGATTGGTTTCTTTGCACAACTTCTTCCACCTCCCTCCTGAGTATAGTACTTTATTATAGAGTAAGGTCGGTTATTATTCTTATTGGTTATTTGGGTTGATTGAAatcggacagagagagaggcccaCAGTGGTTTGGCTCTGAAATGTAATTGCTACAAAGGGAGGGAGCTTTTGAAGTGTGTAATTTGTTCAGGCATGCAGGAACAGGGTGTCTTTATTAACTTCTCCACGCCTGCTTGAACTGTCAGACAGATGTCATCTGGTCTTAAAACGGACAGAGCGTCTAAAGTAGAGAGTGACTGAAGCAGCTAATTCATTTAGCTCATAGACTGTTGCTCCATGTTTTTATGAAAACTGCAGGATTTCTATAGCCTTAGGGGATTGCTGCagttgaatatatatatatatatatatatatatttatttattttttcttcatatAAAGCTTGAgtttgaaataacattttctttaactCAATACAGGCTATACTGATATTGTTTCTTGCAAGGCAACACAGCACACACCCTTTGTGTTCGTGGGTTAACATGATGCTAAGgtagggtgaccacattttcaaactccCAAACCCGGACCCTTGTGTAACCACATGTTAATACACACGCACAAGTATGCGTTTACGCATGCATGTTGGTCATCATGCGTGCTTCTGGTTGGTGGAGCAGGGAACGCTTTGAGCTTTGATGGTAACTGTTGCATTGCCACGCAGTTCTacgcagttgtttgtttggctctgaCTCCTATGTGGAAACATTAAAGTATTGTGGGGAACTAATTGTGGTAAAAACCAggacaatttggtagtgaatgttGGAAACCAAGGTATTTTAGTGTTTTATAGATATTTGTCATGATCCaggacacccagcttgaaaccgggACAATCCCGGGCAAACCAGGACATCTAGTCACCCTATGCTAAGGTCTTCTATGCAGTCTCAACTTCAATAATCTAATTTAAAGTCATGCAATATATATGTAAGACTTTAAATTAGATTATTAAAGTTAACAAATGACTTAATCTTAATTATTACATTACTGTGCAGCTGCTAGCTGTAGTGTAGCAATGCAAATGCagtacatttttgcaatgtaCTGCAAAGTAACGTTACcgttgtgaatgtttttttccaagaGCACTAACATGGTTTGATGAGCCAAGAAGGAAATCACTACATTATCACTACtcctaaaatgttatttactttTTTATGAAAGGAGCCATTTGTAATATTTCCACcattcagaaaaacaaaagtTATAATTACATTATGAAAGGTATTCATAACTAGATTGTTATTGTCATTGTATTAACATAGATTTAATGTCTTGCtgattattttctgttgtttattttggtCTGGCCATTGTGTAGGGTTGCCAatctttacagtactgtatgtgctgtttctctttgctgtgtttaataaaaaaaagtgtaaataTCTTTAAGTTGTTGAATTCATATAAACTATATTATATTTCCCATGAAGGAAATTTATGTTTTTTGACTGTACACACAACAGCATGAAGACAATGCCACATACAAAAAAGTGTTCTGTGTGTTATGCCATTTGTTGGAATTGGTTTGTTGCTTATAAATTCCTTGTTCCCCTTTGAAAAAAATCTAGGCCAGTAGCACCTTTTCTACTCATTCCCAAAACATTAATTCCCACCAACTGTACTGTTTGGGAGGAAATGTGTTGAAGTTTGCATCGCTCTGTAATGGTGATCTGATATGTGAGTTTTCCTAAGAAAATTTTAAATATCCCGAGATTCCCTCTCTTTTGTTCTTTCTTATTCCCTCACATCTGGTTTCCATCAGAGGTGCCAAGACTCAAGACTCGGGTTGACTCTACAGAAGGATACCACCAGCCAACAATATAAATTGTCTCAGATGGAACAATCAGGGAGTTAACAAGGAAATCAGAAGACAACATGCCTGTAAttcctgaaaaaaattatgaactcAAAAACTGAAACTGTCAGATTTTTGGTTAATGACAGCATCAccacaattattaaaaaatattatattttttatacaaatgtttgtgtttgttgtaattttttAGTGTGTCAGCAAACCATAAAAACGTCTTTCCAGACATCTGCGTAACATTGAGACTGATCATATGATCTACAAAGTCAGGTCAGTAACTGTGAAAATACTCTCATCTCCTAAGGATATTAAAGATACAGGCTGGGGCTTTCGCCAATaacaaacagttttttaaaCCATTTCTCAGGATGGatgtgtaaaatgttgtttatatgtgcataatctaagTATAATTACCTAACATCAGTTATGAAATcccaagtttgaaagcaagtggtttttATAACTTGTggctagggctgtcacaatatcagattttcactaaacgattatcgtggccaaaataattcccGGTAACGATATTATCGCAGTATCTATCGaaagaataaaaatacaaatgcttTCAGTCAAATTAAtgttcaactttgtttaatgttttttttcccctcttttttgacaaatgaataacactcaaaatacaagtgtatggaggtggagggagtctgtaaccataactgtaccaatacaaaaataaaagcttacaaaaagaacaatgacatttcattgatagtgaaaaggcaaccagatgaactgatagaCAAAAGATCTACAAGGCCTAACATCGAGAAGAGTTTTCtggaaattacaaaacatttttgcctagtgaataggctacgaaaaggTGTTAATTCAAACACTAGTGTAAAGGTCAGGACTTTACAAGAATAAGCAATAGAataaccgagaggagtttttgaaaaaatactttGTGGATCTTTCCCAGGGATTCTACTGGGGCtaatgagttgatttcaacatcagtgcataggtccagtctccttgtttaagcacatgcatcgtttgtctataggtgacatgaatacgtttattggaaaaataCTACCTCagtttcgcctagtgaatacgatattatcatatgtgtattattaacatgatatcaatatttcattttttaaatatcacggttatcgtcaaggacaccctaggccgcaggtcgatgatcgactttgttgtcgtctcatctgacctgcggccgtatgtcttggacactcgggtgaagagaggggcggagctgtcaactgatcaccacctggtggtgagttggatccgatggcgggggaggaagctggacagactcggcaggcccaagcgtactgtaagggtctgctgggaacgtctggccgagtctcctgtcagagagatctttaactcccacctccggcagagcttcgactggatcccgagggaggctggagatattgagtccgagtggaccatgttctccaccgccattgtcgaagcggccgctcggagctgtggccgtaaggtctccggtgcctgtcgaggcggcaatcccccaacccggtggtggacaccggaagtaagggatgccgtcaagctgaagaaggagtcctatcaggcctggttggcttgtgggactcctgaggcagctgacgggtaccgacaggccaagcgggctgcagcccaggtggttgtggcagcaaaaactcgggcctgggaggagttcgatgagtccatggagaaggactatcggctggcctcgaagagattctgacAAACCATCCGGAGCctcaggagagagaaacagtctccctaccaatgctgtttacagtagaggtgggcagctgttgacctcaactgaggatgtcgtcgggcggtggaaagagtacttcgaggatctcctcaatcccgctgtcacgtcttccattgaggaagcagaggatgagggctcagaggtggactcgtccatcacccgggctgaactcacagaggtggtcaagaaactcctcggtggcaaggcaccgggggtggatgagatccgccctgagtacctcaagtctctggatgttgtggggctgtcttggttgatgGCAGAccgggatggcagaccggggtggtggtccctctttttaagaagggggaccggagggtgtgttccaactatagggggatcacacttctcagcctccccgggaaagtctatgccagggttctggagaggagaatacggctgatagtagaacctcggattcaggaggaacagtgtggttttcgtccgggccgtggaacactggaccagctctataccctctacggggtgttggagggttcatgggagtttgcccaaccaatccacatgtgttttgtggatttggagaaggcattcgactgtgtccctcacggcatcttgtagagggtgcttcgggaatatggggtcctgtgtcctttgctaagggctgtcagatccctgtacaaccgaagcaggagcttggtccgcattgccggcagtaagtcagacttgttcccagtgcatgttggactccggcagggctgccctttgtcgccggttctgttcgtaatttttatggacagaatttctaggcgcagccaggggccggagggtgtcaggtttggggaccacacaatttcat
The sequence above is a segment of the Esox lucius isolate fEsoLuc1 chromosome 1, fEsoLuc1.pri, whole genome shotgun sequence genome. Coding sequences within it:
- the tsku gene encoding tsukushin — encoded protein: MEFTAMGAEDCSIPWRCKVGYTGLSGRANSQHFYLMTKRMMAFLMCFGLWMMLAAHGQAGNVKNCHPSCNCEVENFGLFDSFSLTRVQCRGVGHSTNPIPIPLDTAHLDLSSNSLSVLTDVMLSGPGYTTLVSLDLSNNFISRVSPKALSRLRYLETLDLSHNSLESLAEGCFSGLPLTEVDLSHNLFREFDLDVFITKGHGEPITVDLSHNRLTVVSRSSSRSPLLHVQSLTLAANQLRAVPKLTGIPLRDLSLDGNLISRIDEGAFEDLKGLVHLSLSGLPELSDIQPNSFRGLQSLQVLDLSDNNKLRTLSPVVFSGLVSLQELNLSNSGVTSLPNNMLSHLPNIKSITLDKNIHCWRTRKQGQFHRQLEPEHIHDMVLTCDVS